One region of Luteolibacter rhizosphaerae genomic DNA includes:
- a CDS encoding PEP-CTERM sorting domain-containing protein — MRPSSLGALLCASLILPASSAVVFSDDFSEANGTAIIGKAPDVGNAWTGNAPGITAGSFNTTGAGREAYATFTGALGAGQVLTLSYETLSLPNFFSGGYAGVSLYTAGSERLFTGDAGGSGGNVFWAVDGNAFGLNLSNDNTAATSVVFTYIYNTGDWTLTTNSGVNLSGTATANLAFDQLRVANGSGGDINVDNLVVDISPVPEPTAPLLLGLGVAGFAFRRGRSRSRA; from the coding sequence ATGAGACCCTCCAGCCTCGGCGCACTCCTCTGTGCTTCCCTCATCCTCCCGGCCTCCTCCGCCGTCGTTTTCTCCGACGATTTCAGCGAGGCCAACGGCACCGCAATCATCGGCAAGGCACCCGATGTCGGGAATGCCTGGACGGGCAATGCTCCCGGCATCACCGCGGGATCCTTCAATACCACCGGGGCCGGCCGCGAAGCCTATGCCACCTTCACCGGAGCCTTGGGTGCCGGTCAGGTTTTGACGCTTTCCTACGAGACCCTCTCGCTGCCGAACTTCTTCAGCGGCGGCTATGCCGGAGTGAGCCTCTACACTGCGGGCAGCGAGCGGCTCTTCACCGGTGATGCGGGCGGATCCGGAGGCAATGTGTTCTGGGCCGTGGATGGCAACGCTTTCGGTCTCAACCTGAGCAACGACAACACGGCAGCCACCTCGGTGGTCTTCACCTACATCTATAACACCGGTGACTGGACCCTGACCACGAACTCGGGAGTGAACCTTTCCGGCACCGCTACCGCGAACCTCGCCTTCGACCAACTGCGGGTCGCGAATGGTAGCGGCGGCGACATCAACGTCGATAACCTGGTGGTCGATATCAGCCCGGTTCCGGAGCCGACCGCGCCGCTCCTTCTTGGGCTCGGAGTCGCCGGGTTCGCTTTCCGCCGCGGGCGTTCGAGAAGCCGCGCTTAA
- a CDS encoding MotA/TolQ/ExbB proton channel family protein produces MLSANIVLKLFHEGGWVMWPVAATLFLAITVLIERTVWWIALKRSLRPDAQEQAREALGTGNFDAAWQIGSQGSDPFLTNLNEGMSHAHTSMLAAMHLHATQWIEKSEARMWILGTIITLAPLLGLLGTVVGLMGSFATLGDEELGVTKVTGGIAEALIATAAGLGIAIGCLLPYNYFRKRVSAFRGAFERWINHAELLVQSAKAHGHDLEDFATSRHTKR; encoded by the coding sequence ATGCTGTCCGCCAATATCGTCCTCAAATTGTTTCATGAGGGCGGCTGGGTCATGTGGCCCGTTGCTGCCACCTTGTTCCTGGCCATTACCGTTCTCATCGAGCGCACCGTCTGGTGGATCGCCCTCAAGCGCTCGCTGCGCCCGGATGCGCAGGAGCAAGCCCGTGAAGCCCTCGGCACCGGCAACTTCGATGCCGCTTGGCAGATCGGCTCGCAGGGTAGCGATCCCTTCCTGACGAATCTGAACGAGGGCATGTCGCACGCGCACACCTCCATGCTGGCCGCGATGCACCTGCACGCCACCCAGTGGATCGAGAAGTCGGAGGCCCGCATGTGGATCCTCGGCACCATCATCACCTTGGCTCCCCTGCTCGGCCTGCTCGGCACCGTCGTCGGTCTCATGGGCTCCTTCGCCACCCTTGGCGATGAAGAGCTGGGCGTGACCAAGGTTACCGGTGGTATCGCCGAGGCGCTCATCGCCACGGCCGCCGGCCTCGGCATCGCCATCGGTTGCCTGCTGCCCTATAACTATTTCCGCAAGCGCGTCTCCGCTTTCCGCGGTGCCTTCGAACGCTGGATCAACCACGCCGAACTGCTGGTGCAGTCCGCCAAGGCCCACGGTCACGATCTCGAGGACTTCGCCACCAGCCGCCACACCAAGCGCTAA
- a CDS encoding peptidylprolyl isomerase has product MIRTLFLLLALVSAAHGQIYADFTVSHGGAPLGTFRARLDYDKAPRTCANFIGLATGQRPWINVVNGRIQTTRPYYDGLTFHRLDHDFVIQGGSPNGLGNDGPGYVILDEYHPALRHSGRYLLSMAKTSQPHTGGSQFFITLAATPGLDDKHSIFGEVISGRDIIDNFTNPALFPTTNERPNTPITINSVAISGPDLASFNLNDPSLKLPVIEQARVIGTRAPTAANFTLTFDRQFQTDYLIYSSQSLSTWTYFRHVRSRDGAPGFTYPVPHNNSPRFFVSVAQVDYSAIYNPTANVLVGKQLRISDRNGNALTLIPNGSGGGTWTHSDGGSGTLSNFQSTDGTSDTGSIASQSSGAYFFPLASFTTQLSPAAGPGAWTTLGLNLCFHHPGGGWAEGQANYHALGPAVNWAFSILP; this is encoded by the coding sequence GTGATCCGCACGCTCTTCCTGCTGCTTGCACTCGTCTCGGCCGCGCATGGCCAGATCTATGCCGACTTCACCGTCTCTCATGGCGGAGCACCGCTCGGCACCTTCCGCGCCCGGCTCGATTACGACAAGGCCCCGCGCACCTGCGCGAACTTCATCGGACTCGCCACCGGCCAGCGGCCTTGGATCAATGTCGTCAACGGCCGGATCCAGACGACCCGCCCCTACTATGACGGTCTGACCTTCCACCGCCTCGACCACGACTTCGTGATCCAAGGCGGCTCGCCGAACGGACTGGGGAATGACGGGCCGGGCTACGTAATCCTGGACGAGTATCACCCCGCCCTGCGCCACTCGGGCCGCTACCTCCTCTCGATGGCGAAGACCTCGCAGCCCCATACCGGCGGCTCGCAGTTCTTCATCACGCTCGCCGCCACTCCGGGCCTTGATGACAAGCACTCGATCTTCGGAGAAGTAATCTCTGGCCGCGACATCATCGACAACTTCACCAACCCGGCGCTTTTCCCCACCACCAACGAAAGACCGAACACGCCCATCACCATCAACTCGGTCGCGATCTCCGGGCCGGACTTGGCGAGCTTCAACCTCAACGATCCCTCGCTGAAACTCCCGGTGATCGAGCAAGCCCGCGTCATCGGCACGCGCGCTCCCACCGCAGCGAACTTCACGCTTACCTTCGATCGCCAATTCCAGACCGACTACCTGATCTATTCCTCCCAGAGCCTTTCCACTTGGACTTACTTCCGCCACGTCAGGAGCCGCGATGGAGCCCCCGGATTCACTTACCCGGTTCCGCATAACAACTCGCCGCGCTTCTTCGTGAGCGTGGCTCAGGTCGACTACTCGGCCATCTACAACCCGACGGCAAATGTTCTCGTCGGGAAGCAGCTCCGGATCAGCGATCGTAATGGCAACGCTCTGACATTGATACCGAACGGCAGTGGCGGTGGCACCTGGACCCACAGCGATGGAGGCAGCGGCACGCTCTCCAACTTCCAATCCACGGATGGCACTAGCGACACCGGCTCCATCGCCAGCCAGTCGAGTGGTGCCTACTTCTTCCCGCTTGCCAGCTTCACGACCCAACTGAGTCCCGCCGCCGGACCAGGGGCATGGACCACTCTGGGCCTGAACCTGTGCTTTCACCATCCGGGCGGCGGCTGGGCCGAGGGCCAGGCCAATTACCATGCCCTCGGGCCTGCCGTGAATTGGGCTTTCAGCATCCTCCCTTAA
- a CDS encoding ExbD/TolR family protein codes for MPVKLQGGSGEDHEDEARIEIVPLIDIMFFLLASFMMVSLTMTQVHRVNLKLPTMATSDKQQKAPPLHLAVDEHGVVTWDTKIVTPSEVTERLKALPPNEDTRVMIAADQNCLHHQVLSIMDAVRAAGIDKVSFETKNPR; via the coding sequence ATGCCGGTCAAACTCCAGGGAGGTAGTGGCGAGGACCACGAGGACGAAGCGCGCATCGAGATCGTGCCGCTGATCGACATCATGTTCTTCCTGCTCGCCAGCTTCATGATGGTCAGCCTGACCATGACGCAGGTCCATCGCGTGAACCTGAAGCTGCCCACCATGGCCACTTCGGACAAGCAGCAGAAGGCCCCGCCGCTCCACCTCGCCGTGGACGAACATGGCGTCGTCACTTGGGATACCAAGATCGTGACACCCTCGGAAGTGACCGAGCGACTCAAGGCGCTGCCGCCGAATGAAGACACCCGCGTGATGATCGCCGCCGATCAGAACTGCCTGCACCATCAGGTCCTCTCCATCATGGACGCCGTCCGCGCCGCGGGAATCGACAAGGTTAGCTTCGAAACGAAAAATCCCCGGTGA
- the leuB gene encoding 3-isopropylmalate dehydrogenase: MSRSYRIAVLSGDGIGPEVMTEALRVLDAVEAKFGFTTTREERLVGGAAIDATGHPLPPETIASCEQSDGILFGSVGGPKWESLPPDIQPERGALLPLRKHFGLFANLRPGVCLPSLTHASPVKNELIPNGFDVLCVRELTGGVYFGQPKGREERDGEPVAFDTMIYRKSEIDRILRVAFTAAMGRGKRLVSVDKANVLATSVLWRETAVEVAKDFPEVELSHLYVDNAAMQLVRRPDSFDVLVTENLFGDILSDEMAMISGSLGMLPSASLGKQKDGGLYFGMYEPSGGSAPDIAGKGIANPIAQILSAAMLLRFSLGENEAAAAIEAAVAKAIDDGFRTGDIATGAAGETKVGTTGMGDAVLARL, translated from the coding sequence ATGTCTCGCAGCTACCGCATTGCAGTCCTCTCCGGCGACGGGATCGGCCCGGAAGTCATGACCGAAGCCCTCCGCGTCCTCGACGCCGTGGAGGCGAAGTTCGGCTTCACCACCACCCGCGAGGAGCGCCTCGTCGGCGGTGCCGCGATCGATGCCACCGGCCACCCGCTCCCGCCTGAAACCATCGCTTCCTGCGAGCAGAGCGATGGCATCCTCTTCGGCTCCGTGGGCGGACCGAAGTGGGAAAGCCTGCCGCCGGACATCCAGCCGGAGCGCGGCGCCCTGCTGCCCCTGCGCAAGCACTTCGGCCTCTTCGCGAACCTGCGCCCGGGCGTCTGCCTGCCTTCGCTGACGCACGCCTCGCCGGTGAAGAACGAGCTCATCCCGAACGGCTTCGACGTGCTCTGCGTGCGCGAGCTCACCGGCGGTGTCTACTTCGGGCAGCCGAAGGGCCGCGAGGAGCGCGATGGCGAGCCCGTCGCCTTCGACACCATGATCTACCGCAAGAGCGAGATCGACCGCATCCTGCGCGTCGCCTTCACCGCCGCCATGGGCCGCGGCAAGCGCCTCGTCTCCGTGGACAAGGCGAACGTGCTCGCCACCTCCGTGCTCTGGCGCGAGACCGCCGTGGAAGTCGCGAAGGACTTCCCGGAAGTCGAGCTCAGCCACCTCTACGTGGACAATGCCGCCATGCAGCTCGTCCGCCGCCCCGACTCTTTCGACGTGCTCGTTACCGAGAACCTCTTCGGCGATATCCTCTCCGACGAGATGGCCATGATCTCCGGCTCGCTCGGCATGCTGCCCTCCGCATCGCTCGGCAAGCAGAAGGATGGCGGCCTCTACTTCGGCATGTATGAGCCTTCCGGCGGCTCCGCTCCGGACATCGCCGGCAAGGGCATCGCAAACCCGATCGCGCAGATCCTGTCCGCCGCGATGCTGCTGCGCTTCTCGCTCGGCGAGAACGAAGCTGCCGCCGCCATCGAGGCCGCCGTGGCCAAGGCCATCGACGACGGCTTCCGCACCGGCGACATCGCCACCGGCGCTGCCGGTGAAACCAAAGTCGGCACCACCGGCATGGGCGATGCCGTCCTCGCGCGACTCTGA
- a CDS encoding energy transducer TonB produces the protein MSPLLYAVNIGTLATWITVSGASTVAVAIKVHERLPKLNEAKPAEIELAFLDEEMGSAPPAAPEDAAVSEEDVPQEELPEPEEIPEVPELPEIPEVAELEPLPDIPELPVKADGEIKPKPQPTVAKRTTSDQPKPATRKQTTARRSGPAGSGTGEGAGTARGSGNSQVGSDRWAKLKRRPLRFPETARRSKQEGTVLISLSFDEGGHMVNARIVRATPYSALNEAAMANARTFRVPPGPRATKTQSFTFKLTN, from the coding sequence GTGTCCCCGCTCCTCTACGCCGTCAACATTGGCACCTTGGCCACTTGGATCACGGTATCCGGTGCCAGCACGGTGGCAGTCGCGATCAAGGTCCACGAGCGCCTGCCGAAGCTGAACGAGGCAAAGCCCGCCGAGATCGAGCTCGCGTTCTTGGACGAGGAGATGGGCTCCGCTCCTCCCGCTGCTCCGGAAGATGCTGCGGTGAGCGAGGAAGATGTCCCTCAAGAAGAACTTCCGGAGCCGGAGGAAATCCCGGAGGTTCCCGAGCTTCCGGAGATCCCCGAAGTGGCCGAGCTCGAACCTCTGCCCGATATCCCCGAGCTGCCGGTGAAGGCAGATGGCGAGATCAAGCCGAAGCCCCAGCCGACCGTGGCCAAGCGGACCACTTCGGATCAACCAAAGCCCGCGACCCGCAAGCAAACAACCGCCCGCCGCAGCGGTCCTGCCGGGAGCGGCACAGGCGAAGGTGCCGGTACTGCACGCGGTTCCGGCAACAGCCAGGTCGGCAGTGACCGCTGGGCGAAGCTGAAGAGACGCCCGCTCCGTTTCCCCGAAACCGCCCGGCGCTCCAAACAGGAAGGCACCGTCCTGATCTCGCTCAGCTTCGACGAAGGGGGGCACATGGTGAATGCGCGCATCGTCAGGGCCACGCCTTATTCCGCCCTGAATGAAGCCGCCATGGCGAATGCCCGGACCTTCAGGGTTCCTCCCGGTCCACGCGCGACGAAGACCCAGAGTTTCACCTTCAAGTTGACCAATTGA
- a CDS encoding AI-2E family transporter, translated as MARYPTRFQLRTLWNAATGVSILVLGALLVGLIWLIGKIFGFLQPVLVPLAVAAITAYLLDPVVRLFQKRGFSRRWSVVSVFATFTLLVAGLVAIMIPLVGGQIHEFQEQREAMAATAQAQTPAEQQAIAENPAAAKKPIDELIVDILIDTRNKSEWSKPFIDPLLAPPKAPWQEASAKTEQQLGVEIVNPPKADIGAELDAAFREKRSVEPPILLEETELWVQAKTYLDEIFGWIKGGAGKVLGFLGLALGFLMVPIYLYYILNESAAIKEHWHDYVPLKASRFKTELVETLTEINRYLISFFRGQVLVAFIDGMLVGIALTIFGLPLGLLIGILMAILGIIPYIGNIITLIPACVLAWFHFSVPENQGWLGANPWTYVGTVVAIFVIVQQINSLVTAPKIVGDSVGLHPMTVIFSMLFWSLILGGFVGALLAVPLTAAVKVLFRRYIWERKIKEETDQRDDGYEEWEPSESET; from the coding sequence ATGGCGCGTTACCCCACCCGATTCCAGCTCCGCACCCTGTGGAATGCCGCTACCGGCGTCTCCATTCTGGTGCTCGGCGCGCTCCTTGTCGGCCTCATCTGGCTGATCGGAAAGATCTTCGGATTCCTTCAGCCGGTCCTGGTACCGCTGGCCGTGGCCGCCATCACCGCCTACCTGCTGGACCCGGTCGTGCGCCTGTTCCAGAAGCGCGGCTTCTCGCGCCGCTGGTCGGTGGTTTCGGTATTCGCCACCTTCACCCTCCTCGTCGCCGGTCTGGTCGCCATCATGATCCCGCTGGTCGGCGGGCAGATCCATGAATTCCAAGAGCAGCGCGAGGCCATGGCCGCCACCGCGCAGGCACAAACCCCTGCCGAGCAACAGGCGATCGCCGAGAATCCCGCCGCGGCCAAGAAGCCGATCGACGAACTGATCGTCGATATCCTCATCGACACCCGCAACAAGAGCGAGTGGTCCAAGCCCTTCATTGATCCCCTGCTCGCTCCGCCGAAGGCTCCTTGGCAAGAGGCGTCCGCCAAGACCGAACAGCAGCTTGGCGTGGAAATCGTCAATCCGCCGAAGGCCGACATCGGTGCGGAACTAGACGCCGCCTTCCGGGAGAAGCGCAGTGTGGAGCCTCCCATCTTGCTTGAAGAAACGGAACTCTGGGTGCAGGCGAAAACCTACCTCGACGAGATCTTCGGCTGGATCAAAGGCGGTGCCGGCAAGGTACTCGGCTTCCTCGGTCTCGCCCTCGGCTTCCTCATGGTGCCGATCTACCTCTACTACATCCTGAACGAGAGCGCTGCGATCAAGGAGCACTGGCACGACTACGTGCCGCTGAAAGCCTCCCGCTTCAAGACCGAGCTCGTCGAGACCCTGACCGAGATCAACCGCTACCTCATCTCCTTCTTCCGCGGGCAGGTGCTGGTCGCCTTCATCGATGGCATGCTCGTCGGAATCGCCCTCACCATCTTCGGCCTGCCCCTCGGATTGCTGATCGGCATCCTCATGGCGATCCTCGGCATCATACCGTACATCGGGAATATCATCACGCTCATCCCGGCCTGCGTGCTCGCCTGGTTCCACTTCAGCGTGCCGGAGAACCAAGGCTGGCTGGGAGCAAATCCATGGACCTACGTCGGCACCGTGGTGGCGATTTTCGTGATCGTCCAGCAGATCAACTCCCTCGTCACCGCGCCGAAGATCGTGGGTGATTCCGTCGGCCTGCACCCGATGACCGTCATCTTCTCGATGCTCTTCTGGTCGCTCATCCTCGGCGGCTTCGTTGGTGCCCTGCTTGCCGTCCCCCTCACCGCCGCGGTCAAGGTGCTCTTCCGCCGCTACATTTGGGAGCGCAAGATCAAGGAAGAGACGGACCAGCGCGACGACGGCTACGAGGAGTGGGAGCCCTCCGAGTCCGAAACTTGA